One stretch of bacterium DNA includes these proteins:
- a CDS encoding type II toxin-antitoxin system Phd/YefM family antitoxin — MKDILISEDIYPIAEFKKHASRLFKQVKEQNRPLVVTQNGQPVGVIVSPALYDDLYARRKYLERIDEGLRQAERGEYYTSEEVDRMLDEKYGPLPKRRKTAKRVPSSMPKKRIAAKSSGSK, encoded by the coding sequence ATGAAAGACATCCTGATCTCGGAAGACATCTACCCGATCGCGGAATTCAAGAAGCACGCGTCGCGCCTGTTCAAGCAGGTCAAAGAGCAAAATCGCCCGCTCGTGGTCACGCAGAACGGGCAGCCGGTCGGCGTCATCGTTTCGCCGGCGCTGTACGACGATTTGTACGCGCGCCGAAAATACCTCGAGCGTATTGACGAGGGATTGCGTCAGGCGGAACGAGGCGAGTACTACACCTCGGAAGAGGTGGATCGAATGCTCGACGAAAAATACGGTCCGCTGCCGAAGCGGCGGAAGACCGCGAAGCGCGTCCCTTCGAGCATGCCCAAAAAGCGGATTGCCGCAAAATCATCGGGTTCGAAGTAG
- a CDS encoding type II toxin-antitoxin system RelE/ParE family toxin, producing the protein MRVVWTPRAIDDLDAVLEFISRDNPLAARRFAAKLKNRANSLRRFPRRGVLVPERGRDDLRELVEGNYKIAYEVTQKMVRILAIYEGHRLRRPEDYSES; encoded by the coding sequence ATGAGGGTCGTTTGGACACCGCGCGCAATTGACGATCTCGATGCGGTCTTGGAGTTCATTTCGCGCGATAATCCGCTCGCGGCCCGTCGCTTCGCCGCGAAATTGAAAAACCGCGCGAATTCTCTGCGCCGGTTTCCCCGACGAGGGGTTTTGGTCCCGGAGCGCGGGCGCGACGACCTGCGCGAGCTTGTCGAAGGTAACTATAAGATCGCGTACGAAGTTACCCAAAAGATGGTGAGAATACTCGCCATCTACGAAGGCCATCGCCTGAGGCGGCCTGAGGATTACAGCGAGTCCTGA